In uncultured Fusobacterium sp., a genomic segment contains:
- a CDS encoding glucosaminidase domain-containing protein: MNFKKIYFYFLLLFFFNLITFSQEQNSISTIEYKKIEVNSLEDIKKWKDSDELYAFTKINIDLSKLSPLKRKNTFIDILLPAIKIVNLEIENNKNIVKTLSNKENLTEEEKKYLLTLFEKYKVEYGNWDKLSYRLIKYPTSLILTQGAIESGWGTSRFFKEGNNLFGMWSSNPKEPRIAAKGIRENGFVPHLKKYESVKDSVSDFILNLSRNKAYTTLRKLVNEEKTPKVIATGLINYSEEKEVYVKKVINTMEYNNFIQYDM, from the coding sequence ATGAATTTTAAGAAAATCTATTTTTATTTTTTATTATTATTTTTCTTTAATTTAATAACTTTTTCTCAAGAACAAAACTCTATTTCAACTATTGAATATAAAAAAATAGAGGTAAATAGTTTAGAAGATATTAAAAAATGGAAAGATTCAGATGAACTTTATGCTTTTACTAAAATTAATATTGATTTAAGTAAATTATCACCATTAAAAAGAAAAAATACTTTTATTGATATTTTACTTCCTGCTATTAAAATAGTTAATTTAGAAATAGAAAATAATAAAAATATCGTTAAAACACTTTCTAATAAAGAAAATTTAACAGAAGAGGAAAAAAAATATCTTCTTACACTTTTTGAAAAATATAAAGTTGAATATGGAAATTGGGATAAATTAAGTTATCGACTTATTAAATATCCAACTTCTTTAATTCTTACACAGGGAGCTATTGAAAGTGGTTGGGGAACTTCTAGATTTTTTAAAGAGGGAAATAATCTTTTTGGAATGTGGTCATCTAATCCTAAAGAACCTCGTATTGCAGCAAAAGGAATAAGAGAAAATGGTTTTGTACCACATTTAAAAAAATATGAAAGTGTTAAAGATTCTGTATCTGACTTTATTCTTAATCTTTCCAGAAATAAAGCTTATACTACTTTAAGAAAATTAGTAAATGAGGAAAAAACACCAAAAGTAATAGCTACTGGACTTATAAATTATTCTGAAGAAAAAGAAGTTTATGTAAAAAAAGTTATTAATACTATGGAATATAATAATTTTATTCAATATGATATGTAA